A stretch of the Papaver somniferum cultivar HN1 chromosome 6, ASM357369v1, whole genome shotgun sequence genome encodes the following:
- the LOC113289781 gene encoding putative pentatricopeptide repeat-containing protein At3g15130: MAELQKFADLLRNCSKYSLLDHGRQIHTAVLKMGFGADPMINNDLVGMYGKCGATITARRVFDEMPVRNVVSWTTLMTGYLAKGNAKASLSLFFQMGYSGIEPNDFTFSTNLKACGILGIRETGMQIHALCVKTGFEPVPVVGNSIMDMYSKCGRLDEATQMFDELPSRNLISWNTILSGYAHDGRSYRPLELFRRMQEEGEIPDNFTFVSALKACGGVGAMHEGQQIHASLMRRGFDISRQAILACALVDYYVKCRSLSEARYIFNQIEQKNVVCWTTMITGYTQAGDAQNAMELFGQTRVIDVQVDGFILSSMIGVFADLALVEQGKQVHSYTIKVPSGLDVSVANSIVDMYLKCGLAEEAKRRFSEISEPNVISWTVMITGCGKHGYGKEVIQLFEQMQLENINPDEVTYLAVLSACSHAGLIEEGRKYFSRLCGDHRIKPKVEHYSCMVDLLGRAGELKEAKNLINNMEVEPNVGIWQTLLGACRVHKDFELGKEVGEILMRLDENNPVNYVMMSNLFAESGGWRECQRVRELMKRKGLKKEAGCSWVEIDKEVHYFYGGDDRRPLTEKIHHLLKEMEKRMKEETGYVYRARFSLHDVEDESKEESLRMHSEKLAIGLGLLGGDLEEKGGVLRIFKNLRVCGDCHEFIKVLSKILKKVVFVVRDANRFHRFEKGVCSCGDYW, encoded by the coding sequence ATGGCTGAGCTGCAGAAATTTGCGGATCTCCTTCGGAACTGTTCTAAGTATTCCTTACTGGATCATGGACGTCAAATCCACACAGCTGTTCTGAAGATGGGATTTGGAGCTGATCCCATGATAAACAATGATCTTGTTGGTATGTATGGCAAGTGTGGTGCAACTATTACAGCTCGTAGAGTTTTCGATGAAATGCCCGTAAGAAATGTAGTTTCATGGACGACACTTATGACTGGGTACTTGGCAAAAGGCAATGCCAAAGCTTCATTGTCCCTATTCTTTCAAATGGGTTACTCAGGAATTGAACCTAATGATTTTACTTTCTCAACTAATCTAAAGGCTTGTGGAATTCTGGGTATTCGTGAGACTGGAATGCAGATACATGCGCTCTGTGTGAAAACAGGATTCGAGCCTGTGCCAGTTGTCGGAAATTCAATCATGGATATGTACTCAAAATGTGGAAGATTAGATGAAGCAACTCAAATGTTCGATGAATTGCCTTCTAGAAATCTCATTAGTTGGAACACAATATTGTCAGGATATGCCCATGATGGACGTAGTTATAGACCTCTGGAGTTATTCCGGAGAATgcaagaagaaggagaaatccCCGATAATTTTACTTTTGTGAGTGCATTAAAGGCTTGTGGTGGTGTTGGGGCAATGCACGAGGGACAGCAAATTCATGCCTCACTGATGAGAAGGGGATTCGATATTTCGCGGCAGGCAATTCTAGCTTGTGCTCTCGTTGATTACTATGTTAAATGCAGAAGTTTATCTGAAGCAAGATATATCTTTAACCAAATTGAGCAGAAGAATGTAGTTTGCTGGACTACGATGATAACGGGTTACACTCAAGCAGGAGATGCACAGAATGCGATGGAATTATTTGGACAGACTAGGGTAATAGATGTTCAAGTTGATGGTTTCATTCTCTCAAGCATGATAGGCGTTTTTGCAGATTTAGCGCTTGTGGAGCAAGGGAAACAAGTACATTCTTATACCATTAAGGTTCCATCTGGTTTAGATGTTTCTGTGGCAAATTCAATTGTAGATATGTACCTTAAATGTGGGTTAGCAGAAGAAGCAAAAAGGCGTTTTAGTGAAATATCAGAACCCAACGTAATTTCTTGGACAGTGATGATAACTGGATGCGGAAAACATGGATATGGCAAAGAAGTGATCCAACTGTTTGAACAAATGCAGCTGGAGAATATCAATCCTGATGAGGTAACTTATTTAGCTGTGCTTTCTGCTTGTAGCCATGCTGGGCTCATAGAAGAAGGTCGCAAGTATTTCTCGAGGCTATGTGGAGACCATAGGATCAAACCGAAAGTAGAGCATTACTCTTGTATGGTAGATCTTCTTGGTAGAGCTGGTGAGTTGAAAGAAGCTAAGAATCTTATTAACAACATGGAAGTTGAACCAAATGTAGGGATATGGCAGACACTGTTAGGAGCTTGCCGAGTTCATAAAGACTTCGAACTAggaaaggaagttggagagattCTGATGAGACTAGATGAGAATAACCCAGTAAATTATGTGATGATGTCGAACCTTTTTGCTGAGTCTGGGGGATGGAGGGAGTGTCAGAGAGTTCGGGAACTGATGAAACGGAAGGGTTTGAAGAAAGAAGCAGGGTGTAGTTGGGTTGAAATTGACAAGGAAGTACACTATTTTTACGGAGGGGATGACAGACGCCCCCTCACAGAGAAAATTCACCACCTGTTGAAAGAGATggagaaaaggatgaaagaagaAACGGGTTATGTTTACAGGGCGAGGTTTTCGTTGCATGATGTAGAAGATGAGTCAAAGGAAGAGAGTTTGAGAATGCACAGTGAGAAGTTGGCAATTGGTTTAGGGTTATTAGGAGGGGACTTGGAGGAGAAAGGAGGTGTGCTGAGAATTTTTAAAAACTTGAGGGTTTGTGGGGATTGCCATGAGTTTATAAAAGTATTGTCAAAGATTTTGAAGAAGGTGGTTTTCGTAGTTAGAGATGCTAACAGGTTTCATAGGTTTGAGAAAGGGGTTTGTTCTTGTGGGGATTACTGGTGA
- the LOC113289785 gene encoding uncharacterized protein LOC113289785, whose amino-acid sequence MFTSDDFEEMFQCPDQNSMMIIENNNQKWNKSHHVEIAPNCPRCASSNTKFCYYNNYSLSQPRYFCKGCKRYWTKGGSLRNVPVGGGCRKNRRAKSVRYRPSRVFMGGSPDCDDPVQNTDETVTPPAIDLEAVFSNFLNPGIVTDEPVPAPEPELSNPTREISQFIGGVNVVDDKMSDISGLLSLRTDEVDQEFWPDATVVNDFSWQASPLHEFEPVFDDQFTSYPNLLNW is encoded by the exons ATGTTCACATCAGATGACTTTGAAGAAATGTTTCAGTGCCCTGATCAAAATTCAATGATGATCATCGAAAACAATAATCAAAAGTGGAATAAATCTCATCACGTCGAAATAGCACCAAACTGTCCAAGATGTGCATCATCAAATACCAAATTTTGTTACTACAACAACTATAGTCTTTCACAACCTCGCTACTTTTGCAAAGGCTGCAAAAGGTATTGGACAAAAGGTGGCTCGCTACGTAATGTACCCGTTGGTGGCGGTTGTCGGAAAAATCGTAGAGCAAAATCTGTTCGGTACAGACCCAGTCGGGTCTTCATGGGTGGTTCACCTGACTGTGATGATCCAGTTCAGAATACTGATGAAACTGTTACTCCTCCAGCTATTGATCTTGAGGCTgtcttctccaactttttaaATCCGGGTATAGTAACTGATGAACCCGTCCCAGCACCCGAACCTGAATTGTCAA ATCCGACCCGAGAAATTTCCCAGTTTATAGGCGGGGTCAATGTAGTAGATGACAAGATGAGTGACATTAGCGGTTTGCTGTCGCTGCGAACTGATGAAGTTGATCAAGAATTCTGGCCTGATGCTACTGTTGTAAACGATTTTAGCTGGCAAGCGTCACCATTACATGAGTTTGAACCTGTTTTCGATGACCAGTTTACGTCATACCCGAACCTTTTAAACTGGTGA